A segment of the Amycolatopsis thermophila genome:
GCTTCCTGCGGCCGATGCTCGTCGGCGAGGAGATCTGGTGCGAAGGCTTCTCCGAGCCCGGCGCCGGCTCCGACCTGGCCGGGCTGCGCACCCGGGGCCGCATCGAGGGCGACGAAATGGTCATCGAGGGCCAGAAGACCTGGAACACCGGCGGCCACTACGCGCAGTGGATGTTCGCGCTCGTGCGGACCGACCCGGACGCGCCCAAGCACAAGGGCCTGTCGTTCGTCCTCATCCCGATGGACGCGCCCGGGGTGACCGTGCGGCCGATCGAGCGGATCTGCCGCGAGCACGACATCAACGACGTCTTCCTCGACTCGGTGCGAATCCCCCTCACCCACGTCGTGGGGCCGTTGCACGGTGGCTGGGGTGTCACCCGCACCACCCTCAACCACGAGCGCTACACGCAGTTCCTGGCCTCGCAGATCGGGTTCCGCCGGACCCTGGACAAGGTCGTCGACCTCGCCCGCCGCACCAGCCCGCTCGGCAAGCGCCCCGCCGACCGTCCCGAGGTGCGCAGCGCGCTGGCCCGCAAGTGGATCGCCAGCGAGCTCATCCGGTTGCACGGCCTGCGCAACATCGCCAGCGTGCAGTCCTCGGGCGAGCCCGGGCCGGAAGGCGCGATCATGAAGGCGTTCGGGCAGGAGCAGGAGAAGCAGCTCCACGAGCTCGCGATGGACCTCTCGGGAGCGGCCGGCCTGCTCGACCGCGGCTCCGGCCTCGCGCCCGACCGCGGCAAGTGGGTGTTCGGCTACCTGCGCTCGCGGGCGTCGACGATCGCCGGCGGGACCAGCGAGATCCAGCGCAACGTCATCGCCGAACGGGTACTGGGCATGCCGCGCGACCCCTGGCTGGCCCAGGGGAGCTGACCCGGACGACGAAGGGCTCGGAGCCGGCCGGCTCCGAGCCCTTCGTCGTGGACGCGCTGTGCCGGTCAGCCGTGCGACGAGGCGGCGGTCGCCGCCGCCCTGAGCCCGAACACGGCACCGAGGGACAGGCCGCCGGCGTAGCCCCCGTCGTAGACGCCGGCGCCGTCGGCGCCCGCCGCGAGCAAACCCGGGACCGGCTGTCGGTTCTCGCCGAGTACCCGCGCTTCGGTGTCGATGCGCACGCCGCCGTGGGTGAAGGTGATCGCCGGCTGGCACTCGCTCGCGAAGAACGGGGGTTCGGCGATGGGGCGCCGGTTCTTCCGCCGGGCGGGGGCCAGCGCCTCCGGATCGCCGGCCAGCCCGGCGTTGAACTCCGCCACCGACCGGACGACGCCCTCGGCGTCGTACCCCCACGCCGCGATCTTCTGGGCCAGCTCGCCGATCGTGTCCGCGTAGGCTACGTGGGCGCCCTCCCGCTCCGCCTCGCGCGGCAGGTCGATCGCCTCGACGCCCTTGAGCGGCGTGGTGGTGGCGTTGGTCCGCCGGGTCAGCTCGTCCGCCACGATCACCGCCCGGGCCCCCGGTAACCGCACGAGCGCCTGGGAATTGCGGTAGTGGCCCAGCGACTCGTCGGTGAACCGCCGGCCGTCGCGGCCGAGCATGATTCCCCACACGCTGTAGAAGGACTGCGCCAGCCGCAGGAAATCGCCCGGCACCAACGGTTTCGACAACGGGTACGCCATGACGTGCCCGTAGAAACCAGACATGCCCGCAGAGAGCGCGCCGCCCGCCGACCGGCCCAGCCGCAGCCCCGCGCCGTCGCTGCACGGGTTGGAGCGCACCAGCATGTCCGCCGCCTGCTCTCCGATGAACTCACGGCGCAGTTCGGGATCGCCCTGGAAACCGCCCGTGGCGAGCACCGTCCACGGCGCCCGGACGCGGGTCCGGCCGTCCCGGTCCGCGACGACCCCTCCGGTGACCGCGCCGTCCTCGATCACCAGCCGCTCCACCTCGGCTTCGAGCAGGACGGCCCCGCCCGCCTTCTCCACGAGGCGGCGGGCGGCGTTGACGTAGCCGAGGATGTCGACCAGGTGCCCGATCCCGCCCATGTTGGACGACCGCCGTTCCTCGGACATCTCGACACCGAGCGAGGCGATCCAGGCGATGGCGTCGGCGTGCCCGTCGACGAGCACCCGGCCCAGCTCCGGGTCCCCGTCCGGGTTGCCGGCACGCAGCACCTCGTAGGACTCGGGCCGCCACACGAAGCCGCCGGACAGCAGCGCGGAGCCGCCGACGTGGTCGGCCTTCTCCACCACGACGACGCGCATGCCCTTGGCGGCGGCGGCCCCGGCGGCGGTCAGGCCCGCGATCCCCGCACCGACGACCAGCAGGTCGCACGCGTACTCCTCGATCACCTCGGTCATCCGGCCCTCCGCTGGTTCGACTGCAGGAGAACGCCGTGTGACGGACCCGGCGCCTCCTCACTGGAAAGGTGGCAGGCCACCCGGTGGTCACCCGCCGCGAGAGCGGGATTCGACGTCTCGCACACGGCCATCGCCGCCGGGCAGCGGTTGCGGTAGGCGCAGCCGCTCCCGATCTGCGCCTCCTGAAGCCGTTCGCCCTTGACCAGGGTGTCGGCCTCGCCGTCCCGTGGTCCGAAGTCCGGACGCGGCACCGCGGCGAGCAGTGCCTTGGTATACGGGTGACGAGGCGAGTCGAACACCTCGCGCGTTGGGCCGCTCTCGACGACCTGACCCGCGTACATGACCGCCACCCGGTGGGCGAAGTGCTCGACCACCGACAGATCGTGCGAGATGAACAGGTAGGACACGCCCGTCT
Coding sequences within it:
- a CDS encoding FAD-dependent oxidoreductase, with protein sequence MTEVIEEYACDLLVVGAGIAGLTAAGAAAAKGMRVVVVEKADHVGGSALLSGGFVWRPESYEVLRAGNPDGDPELGRVLVDGHADAIAWIASLGVEMSEERRSSNMGGIGHLVDILGYVNAARRLVEKAGGAVLLEAEVERLVIEDGAVTGGVVADRDGRTRVRAPWTVLATGGFQGDPELRREFIGEQAADMLVRSNPCSDGAGLRLGRSAGGALSAGMSGFYGHVMAYPLSKPLVPGDFLRLAQSFYSVWGIMLGRDGRRFTDESLGHYRNSQALVRLPGARAVIVADELTRRTNATTTPLKGVEAIDLPREAEREGAHVAYADTIGELAQKIAAWGYDAEGVVRSVAEFNAGLAGDPEALAPARRKNRRPIAEPPFFASECQPAITFTHGGVRIDTEARVLGENRQPVPGLLAAGADGAGVYDGGYAGGLSLGAVFGLRAAATAASSHG
- a CDS encoding acyl-CoA dehydrogenase family protein → MTEVTSTSAQSTGEFRAELSAWLDANLPEGWGTPAFRMPKGAEPRREFIRDLQRRMAADRWIAIHWPAEFGGRGATMDQQIAYHAELARRGVPRPLGHIGLNLCGPTIIRHGTDWQRERFLRPMLVGEEIWCEGFSEPGAGSDLAGLRTRGRIEGDEMVIEGQKTWNTGGHYAQWMFALVRTDPDAPKHKGLSFVLIPMDAPGVTVRPIERICREHDINDVFLDSVRIPLTHVVGPLHGGWGVTRTTLNHERYTQFLASQIGFRRTLDKVVDLARRTSPLGKRPADRPEVRSALARKWIASELIRLHGLRNIASVQSSGEPGPEGAIMKAFGQEQEKQLHELAMDLSGAAGLLDRGSGLAPDRGKWVFGYLRSRASTIAGGTSEIQRNVIAERVLGMPRDPWLAQGS